GCTCGACCCGGACCGCCCACATAGGTTTAAGggaaaaaaacatatatgtacatagtaAGAGGGTATATTTACAGAACACGACGAGACTtctcagtttacaaaatatatcaatagttTTCTTACAAAATCTATAGTAATCATGTAAATTAAAAAGCAATGAATAAAACACTGTAAATAAATTAGGCGTCAATCATGGAAACAGATCTTCCCTTATTTTATCGacttttctctctccattcaaaattAAAAGATATTGTTCCCTGATTTTTTCCTTCTTGATCTTTCCTTATTTTATCCATttttctctctccattcaaaTTAACAGATATTGTTTCCTGATTTTCTCCACCTTTTGCTCAAAAAATCCATTCTAATTGGTAATTCTCAGTTgtataaaaattatattaaaattgTATTCTTCAAATGTCTACAACAATATACATCTTAAAAATAAATTTCATAGAActaattatataatatataactttaaaatataattttcatGCAACTCAACATACAATTATAATACAACTTTAATGTAGTTTTGCTACATCTTCAAACATGGAgaggatatatatataaattttgtaattgatacaaaccagattccatacGCATTTCATACACATTTTAAGACTAATTTATATCGAATTTATTCGCATTTCATACACATTGTGACCACATATATCCCAAAAATGATATATATCATAGTAATAcaaatttcatacatatattagtttttAACATTATACAGATTTCATACGCACTGTGATcatatatatctcaaaataatACTGACCAACttctatatatatttaataatCAAAAGCTTTCTATTATTAATGTATACATAATCTATCAACATTTgtagaggaagagagagagagaaatcgtTTTGAAAAGAAGAAGAATCTGGTTGGTAAGTATCCTAAAATTAAGGTCACATTTAAAAATCAGATTCTATTCCTAAATAAAAGCCCAAAATCGTGGGTATTCCATTAAACTCAAATCTAGTATATTTTGTAATTctgttggtatgttttgtaaataagaaaaaaatattcttatgttttgtaatataaatTCTTAAgcagtattattaggtcatttccCCTAAGTTTAAATTGATCATTTTAAGACCGGTGGCTTAACCTGGCCCAATCCATCAAGCTAGACTTATACTGATAGTTCTAATTCATACAATTAATTTCGATTTGTTGGAAACTAAGCGTACTTGGATGGGGTAAGAGTTTGATAATGATTTAGTTTTTAAAAATAGAATTGAAAAATGGTCAGTGAAAGCTATTTCCACAGAGCAATTAATGGGGTTGCGTAAACAGTTCAACCATTTTGAAACAAGTATAATCCCCAATTATAAATAACAAAGTTAGAATTTAGAATTTTAAAAATTGTAAAACACATCTTTTAATAACTATGGCCCTGGCCCAGCCCACATCCCATATAGGGTTGGTTGATCATTTCAAAACCTATCGAAATGGTGGGCCAACCCGCGCAAGTCCATCAAATTCAAGACTCGCACATGGTAGGCCAATATGCGATCCAAATTGATTGTTGTAATTCATACAACTAATTTCGATTTGTTGGAAATTACGTGTACATGGAAGGGGTAAGAGTTTGATAATgatttttttatttgaaaaatagaaCTTAAAAATGATCAGTAAAAGCTATTTCCACAAAGCAACTAATCGGGTCGGATAAACAGCTGATaataatttatttttgaaaaataaaattaaaaaatggtCAATAGAACCTATTTCCACAAAGCAACTAATCGGGTAGGGCATACAGTTGATAATGATTTATTTCTGAAAAAATAGAACCGAAAAATGGTCAGTAGAATCTATTTCCACATAGCAACTTATCGGCTAGGATAAACAATGGATAatgatttatttttgaaaaatagaACCGAAAAATGGTCAATAGAAAGCTATTTCCACATATATAGTAACTAATCGAGATTGGCTAAATAGTTGATAACgatttatttatgataaaatagaacaaaaaaaatgacaagtagaagccattttttttgcgcggattacccttcatttggggtggtctttaatttttgcccttcaaattggcagtctttaagttttgcctttTGTCTAATATttcgaggttgtgggttcgaaccccaactcagtaaaaaataaataaattcgcaagtcaaaattttgcaaaattctagccatgcaaattctgccttatcaAAACTCCGGCTCGCAAATCCAGACTCTATCTTGTGAAGTTTTAATTAAGCGGAGGTTCGAACCCAAAATCAAAAAAgtgaaggacaaaagttaaagaccaccaatttgagggacaaaaattaaagaccacccccagcgaaggacaatcctgcaaattgccccctATCACAGAACAATGTGGAAACGGGTTTAATCCCCAATCATATAAAGAGGAAAGCGAGGGAACTCCAAAAGCCGCAAGGCGGCAAAATTACCAAATTTGTTGAAACACACAGAGCACTCTTCATTTTCTCTCTCTCACTCACACAGAGCACTCATAGGTAACCATTTTGCGATCGTAATAACGATCTCATTATCGCACTTTCATTCTCAAATTcaactttatatatatacaaaactaCGTATATTCAGCTTCTAATGATTGTTTGGAAGTTTTTTCGAGCTTATTTGATCTTAGTTAGATGTATTGATTTGAATTTACAGCATTATTATAAGTATTTGAGATCTCTCTGAATTGAGATACTATCTGTTAAGTAGAAACCATGAAAATAGATgattatactcaaatcataactTTAGTATGAATATACTTCAAAATATCTATACAGAAATACGGATATTCAGCTTATAGTGATTGTTAGGAAGTTTTTCGAGCATTGTTGATCTTAGTTTGATGTATTGATTTGAATTTACAGCATTATTATAAGTAGGAAACATGAAAATAGAACTTTAGTATGAATATACTTCAAATCTCTATACAGAACTATGGATATTCAGCTCTAATGATTGTTCCGAAGTTTTTGAGTGTTGTTGATTGTAGTTTGATGTTTTAATTTGAATTTACAGCATTGATTATGAGTGTTTGAGATCTCTCTGTGATTGGTATACCTGTTAAGTAATTAATGAAATTAGATGCTTTTGATGTGCAAATTGTAGTCAAATTGAAGTTGTAACGCAGTGATATAAACATCAATGGTGATCTCATTACTTCAAAATCTCTATATGGAACTATGGATGTTCAGCTTCTTGTGATTGATCTAAAGTTTTCTGAGCTTTGTTGATGGAGATTGATGTTTTAATTTGAATTTACAGCCTTGATTATGAGTATTTGAGATCTCTCTGAGTTGAGATATCAGTTAAGTAGAAAACATGAAAATTGAACTTTAGTATGATTATACTTCAAAATCTCTGTACAGAACTATGGATATTCAATTTCTAGTAATTGTTAAGTAGAAAacatacaatagacccttgtggtccggcccttccccggaccccgcgcatagcgggagcttagtgcaccgggctgccctgtTAAGTAGAAAACATGAAAATAGATGTTCTTTTCGCGTGATTGATGTGAGAATTGTAGTCAAATTGAAGCTGTAAGGCAGTGATATTGTTACAGAATAACTATTGAGTTGTAAATATATTTCCTTCCACATATAGGTAACTCAATTATAGGAGCAGATCATTAGGATATTTTCCTTTAATTGTTTTGATTAGTTTCCTTAGATAGAATCTTATGTAAATGTATAAATACCTTGGATTCATGAATAGAAGACAACACAACTTCTTCCATTTGAATTACAGatatatataaacataaatgGCGATTTCTAGAGGAATCTGTGATCTGCAGCAGGATTTTGCTGGTAACGTGTAACTGTGCGACATGAGTATATGTGCTGAACATGTTTGTAGGTTTGCGCAATGGTATATGTTCATTATGATTGTGTTAGAACAATTCGCGATTTGTGAACTTGCAAATTGAAGTGTAAAGTAGCTATATGTGGATGTGGGCTGTTCAATTTGTTTTTTACTCTATCCCTGTGGTTTATAATGCTTTAGCTAACGAGCTATGTGAGTTTGTTTGCTTCTAAAATCTCTTCTTACTATGTGCTATTTGTCAAAAGCTACAGCCATTAGTGGCACTGTGGCAGATCCATTGATATGTCGAACTCAAGAGCTTTTGGCTCGAATATGAAATTAGATATATATTTCAAATTCCACCTTCTGACTCAAACCTCTTCATTCTAGAATCACTGCACAAGAGAAAGTAGAATCCATCCCAGAATTTCAGTCAGCAGACGCTGCCTAAGCCCCAGGCTAATCAAACACCATTAGAGCATCCCAAATTGATGAACTCCGCACCTATTATTGAGGTGCCAGCAACACCAGCGACCATCGTGGAAGAGCCTGCTACACCTGAGCCAGAGCAAGAGGCTCCTGAAATCGACATTGAAGATGCTTACTCTAAAGATCCTAATGAAATTCCTACAATTGTATTGAATATGGTGCAGTTCACCCAAAATATGAAGAACTTTGTGCAAAACAGTATGGAGCTTCAACATGATGAAATGTCAAAAGCCTTAATAGCTTTAACTCCAGAAGCTGCTTCAATTCCCACGCCTAAACTTAAGCATATAAGCCGGCTCAGAACTGAACATcaagtgtaagtgtaagtgtatgcTCCTGATATCTACATCATGAAATAGAGAAGCTTCCCAATAACTTCTGATAGATCACTCAATACAGTAGGATAGCCAATGTTTTCCTAGGCTATGCAATTCTCATAAATTTGTTTTTACTTACTATCAATTTGTTTCTCCATTCACAGATATGAACTTCCGGATTCTCATCCTCTTTTGGCAggggtcagttttttttttctttttaattggtTATACTACATCAGTTTTATATCCAtatataagcagcatgcaagCTGATATTGAAATTGATCCTCCTGATAATTATGTCTTTTCATGTTGCAGTTGGACAAAAGAGAACCAGATGATCCATGTTCCTATCTTCTGGCAATATGGACACCTGGTAAGATTGCAACTAATGTAATAACACATAAGAGGAGTTCTTTTGAAAACTATGCAAAGTATCTGGTTCCTATCACTGAACTACTGTAACTTGTAAACTTATGTGCAGGTTGAGTGATGCTCTCCATGTTCTTCTGATGACATTTAATACGGTTTTCTCAGCTTCAAATAAAGGTAATTACatacagttaccagtttcaaaaaaataaaaataaaggtaaTTATATAAGAACAAAATAGCTGTTAGGACTTTTAGTGTCTTTATGCATCTCCTTTCAGTTGTGATTTTCAAAACCGCATGGCTGGGCAGTAGTTACAAACAACGAATGTATTTGACAGATGTATTATCCCTGTGCTGTCTTAGCCAACTTATAATGAAGTATGAATAGGCTATCATTTAAAGCTAATCTTTACAGGGTGCTGGTATCATGAATATATTGATATACTCTTTTCAAGTCCTGCTCTATATGCTTACCCTCGAGTCTTATTTATGTTTAGTTAAGTACATTATAACGTGgtttacttgtttaaatcattaCTACTTGATAAAATTTGGTGCAGCTCATGTATTAAGAAAAAGGGGTTTTGTAGATACTTTTACGTGCCCGTATATAAACCTGCTTTGCTTTTGGGAAAACTTTCTTTTAAACATTACCATAAGATTTAGTAAAATTTGCCTCATGTTGCGTGGTGGTGCCAAACCAGTTGTTTTGTAAGTTAGGAGCCAAGTGTACTGATTGCCATGGAAGAGTACCCATTTTTATTACTCTTTCTATCCTTAGAAGAGAAAATGGGAACCAACTAAGTTTGAGATGTCAATGGGCTAAAGGGCCACTAGCCTGTTGAAGAATTCAATTATCGTTGCTAATAAAAATGACCATCCTAAGTATCAGCTACAAGTAATCGATTATCATCTCATTTACTCATGCTACAATTTACTTACATGTTAGACAATACCTATCTTCTTTCTTTCCTAAGGTTTAAAACATCATGGTGCTGAATGTTGTTAGCTTGTTCAGCCTGGATGGCTGCCTTGCTGATTCAGTAGGACACTGCTCCCTAGTTTTCATCTGGCTTTCCTTTTGTCCTATTCAACTTGCTGGCTGGAAAGTGCAACCGTGCCATCAGTGGTCTTGGGGCTCGTGTCTCCTTGTCAAAACCCCTCACACAAACAAACCCTGTGGAATACAGTACTTGATCAGAAGACAAATAAAAGGTTTTGCAGCAAGGGATAACTCTTCTTTCCCTTAGCTACATGAACAATTACTACTTCTCCTCATAATTTGTTTTTATGATTTGTCCGAAGAGTGTAGAAGAAAAAAGGGAAACTCGCCGACATGCTTGTTCTGATGCATGGTGCTTACGCCGGCTTAATTTGATACCAAGTCTTTTTGAATTTGCATAATGATATAACATGCACGCTTTTCATTGATTTACTTGGTAGAAATGGATAAAAAGCTAAGACAAGCATTTTGGACCTCTGTGGACTTGAGGTTTTCGATCTACATACCTCTCCAAAAGCAATGTTGGATACTTTCTGTGGTTAGGCCTGATCAACAGAGAACACACTATGTTATTTTACTCCCTAagctttttaaaatataaataaggTTTCATCCTTTAGTGTGTCTACCTTTGAATATTGTTGGAATAGAGGTTCCGAAGTAAACTGTCCGTCGTGGCAGATTCCATAGCCAATCTCTTGGGACATCAATTGGCTTGAGGCTGGAGTCATGGTCCGCAAAGACCTGAGAAATAGCAAAAATGTTACTATGAAAATCTTACTAATTGCAAAAATGCTTGTGTTTGGCATGCTTGAGTTGAGGAAAAGTTTGGTTATATTTACCTCGTTAACCTGAAAGTATGTACCATTGAGCGGAAAGCTTCCTCTCATAGCCGTTCTACATGGTATCTGTTAGAAAAGTATATTTAGAGATGATTAGAATTCTCATATACTTTCCCATGAAAAACATTATAATAGTTCGTTCTCTTTTTCTTACCAGAATTGTCCCTCTCACCGTTTGAGCATGTGCTTCACGTATGCTATTGCATGCAAAACATGTTTCATCATCACATAGTCTACCAGTGTCTTGGGAGTTGCACTGTCCCCCAGGTGGCTGAATAGAATCCGCTGTTTCACCTGATATGGGTTTGGTACATAAGGGAGAATTAAGCTATTCAGAAAGCCTGAGAAAAAGCTAACCTTTCTAGCCAAATTAACCTCTACCGCTGCAATGCAAGCTATTAAATTGGGACCTGGGACTTGCCCAGTGCAGCTTAGCTATCACAATTGTTCCGTACAAACATGAGTTTTCTAATTCGTTAGTTTACGGGTTACAGTAGTTCAGTGATAGGAACCAAATGCTTTGCATAGCTTTTCAAAAGAACTCCCATGTATATATTACATTAATTGCAATCTTACCAGGTGTCCATATTGCCAGAAGATAGGAGCATGGATCATCTGGTTCTCTTTTCTCGAACTGCAACATGAGAAAGCGTAATTATTGGGAGGATGAATTTCAATATCATCGTACGTGCTGCTTTTATATGCAAGTAAAactgatccaaaaaaaaaaaaaaaaactgatgtaGTATCACTGACCCCTTCCAAAAGAGGATGAGCATCCGGAAGTTCATACCTGTGGATGGAGAAACAATTGGTAGTAAGTACAAACAAATTTATAAGAATTGCACAGCCTAGGAAAAAATAGGCTACCCTCCTGTATTAGGTGATCTATCAGAAGTTATTGGGCAGCTTTACTCTATTTCATGATGTAGATTCAGGAGCATCCACTTACACTTGATGTTCGGTTCTGAGCCGGCTTATATGCTTTAGTTTAGGCGTCGGAATTGAAGCAGCTTGTGGAGTTAAAGCTACTAAGGCTTTTGACATTTCTACCTCTTGAAGCTCCATATTGTTTCGCACAAAGTTCTTCACATTTTGAGCGAACTGCGCCATATTCAATTCTATTGTAGGAATTTCATTAGGATCTTCACAGTAAGCATCTTCAATGTCAATTTCAGGAGCTTCTTGCTCTGGCT
The nucleotide sequence above comes from Lycium barbarum isolate Lr01 chromosome 3, ASM1917538v2, whole genome shotgun sequence. Encoded proteins:
- the LOC132629911 gene encoding DNA glycosylase/AP lyase ROS1-like, producing MNSAPIIEVPATPATIVEEPATPEPEQEAPEIDIEDAYSKDPNEIPTIVLNMVQFTQNMKNFVQNSMELQHDEMSKALIALTPEAASIPTPKLKHISRLRTEHQVYELPDSHPLLAGLDKREPDDPCSYLLAIWTPG